The DNA window tccgttattgctatttttaaattgcttagattttagcttgtttttgtaagccactccgagccctgggggagtgttttaaagatgtttttaaagatgatttaaagttgtttttaaattgttaaattttagcctgttcttgtaagctgccccaagccctaggggagtggcggcatataagtttgaataataaataaataaataaataaataaatagtactgtagagtctcacttatccaagcctcacttatccaacattctggattatccaagccatttttgtagtcaatgttttcaatatatcatgatattttggtgcaaaattcgtaaatacagtaattactacatagcattactgcatattgaactactttttctgtcaaatttgtggtataacatgatgttttggtgcttaatttgtaaaatcataacctaatttgatgtttaatccctccttattatccaagatattcgcttatccaagcttctgccggcccatttagcttggataagtgagactctactgtaccttatccAGAAATACTGTCTCAGATTGAACCATGTAAGATTCAAGAGAATCTCAGATCAAATGTCTGTGGCGTTTACTTGCCTCATTTCAGGTGAAACCACACTAAAGTTGGGCTGATCTTTCTTTGCCTGactcaaatattatttatttatttatttagtatttactgtacttacaccccctcttctcaccccgaaggggactcagagcagcttacaatttggccacttcagtgccacataaCAACACAttgtataaaaatattaaaacaatatacaaataaatatataaatacaataaaactgttaaaaacgtAAACCTAAACCCGTGGTCATCCTTTATGCCGCTGCATAAAGTGTCTGTTTCATATTGCACTATTGCTCTATTCCCCAAATGCCTGGTTCGAGAGCCAGGACTTACTTTTTTTTCCTGAAGACCAGGAGAAAGGGGGCATATCTGATATCATTGAggaaggagttccatagccgaggggccaccactgagaaggccttgtctcttgtccccaccagtcatgcttgcaaagggggtgggactgaaagataggcctccctggcagatcttaatgctctagCTGGTTCATAGTGAGAGATACGTTCAAACAGATAGGTTGGGCcaaagctgtttagggctttataggctaaagccagcactttgaattatgcttggAAGCAAACTGGCAGCACTGGAGCTGGTGTAACAAGGGGGTTGTATGGTCCCTGTACTACGCtctggtgagcaacctggctgccgcctgttggactatttggagcttctgaacagtcttaaagggcaaccccatgtagagtgcattgcagtagtctattaaCCCCAGAATGGTATTAACCCCAGAATGCTCTACCACCCTTGGgtcatggtgtttttttttaatggccaTCCTACAAGGACACTCTAATTAAAAATACATCAAATCTGAAAACACATCAAGAACTAAAACAAATTTTTAGCAATATTTCATGGCTCCATTATTTACAAATTAGAGAGCACTATACCCAAAATAAGAAGTTAGGATTCAATGTGAGTGAAGAATTTTGAGATAAAATACTCCAAACGTAAAAGAAACTGATAACAAAAATTTACAATAAACTGCTGGACTGGGCAACGGAGAAGGAAAGTATAAAAGcatgtatgattaaatgggccaaAAACATACGAAGACCAATAAATTTAAGTGAATGGGagttaatttggaataaaaagttaaaatacacatattcgaCCAACCTCAAGGAAAATTGGCTAAAGATGTTCCATAGGTGGTACCTGACACCCACAAAATTATCTAGAATGTATAAAAACGTAACTAAGAATTGCTTGAAATGTCATGACCAAGATGGAAGTTTTTTCCATATGtggaatatttttcaaaggaggttcccaaaaaaaaaaaccagaatattatctacTAGGTTTAACAGACAAGGATTTCAACCTGTCGCAAAATgaggatattttatttatatatatgattACGGCAGCCAGGATCACCTATGCAAAGTATTGGAAACTGGAAGAAACGCCAGACCTTGAtcaatttcagaaccactagcaattatcttcgagagttcttggagaacgggagaagtcccagcagattggaggagggcaaatgtggtccctatcttgaagaagggaaaaaagaacgacccaaacaattaccgtccggtcagcctcacatcgataccaggcaagattctggaaaagatcatcaaggaagtggtctgcgaacacttagaaacaaatgcggtcattgttaatagtcaacacggatttaccataaacaagtcatgccagactaatctgatctcttttttcgatagagttacgagttgggtcgatacagggaatgctgtggatgtagcctacctggatttcagtaaggcctttgacaaagtcccacacgaccttctggcaaataaactagtaaaatgtgggctagacaaaattacggttaggtggatctgcaattggctaagcgaacgaacccaaagggtgctcaccaatgcgtcgtcttcatcatggaaagaagtgacaagtggagtgccgcagggctccgtcctgggcccagttctgtgcaacatctttattaatgacttagacgaagggttagaaggcacgatcatcaagtttgcagacgacaccaaactgggagggatagctaacactccagaagacaggagcagaattcaaaacgatcttgacagactagcaAAACTAACagacgaaactaacaaaatgaagttcaacagggacaaatgcaagatacttcatttcggcagaaaaaatggaaatcaaagatacagaatgggggacgcctggcttgacagcagtgtgtccgaaaaagaccttggagtccttgtggacaacaagttaaacatgagccaacaatgtgatgcagcagctaaaaaagccaacgagattctggcctgcatcaataggggaatagcgtctagatccagggaagttatgctccccctctattctgccttggtcaggccacacctggaatactgtgtccatttctgggcaccacagttgaagggagatgttgacaagctggaaagcgtccagaggagggcgactaaaatgattaagggtctggagaacaagccctatgaggagcagcttaaagagcttggcatgtttagcctgcagaagagaaggctgagaggagacatgatagccatgtacaaatacgtgaagggaagtaatagggaggagggagcaagcttgttttctgctgccctgcagactaggacacggaacaatggcttcaaactacaggaaaggagattccacctgaacatcaggaagaacttcctcactgtgagggctgttcgacagtggaactctctcccccgggctgtggtggaggctccttccttggaggcttttaagcagaggctggatggccatctgtcgggggtgctttgaatgcgatttcctgcttcttggcagggggttggactggatggcccatgaggtctcttccaactctactattctatgattctatgattctatgaatggacAATAAAACCGATGGACATTAAGAACATGGACAAACtgacttttttaattaaaaagagcTCGGGCAACCCtataaaacaaacagattgggaacAGGTAGAGAAGTACcttaaagaagaagaaataaatgattATTGGAAGAGGAACAGCAACAAACAATACCCCCATGGGAGGGGGCAACTTAGAGaactagaaaaaaaaaacaggccgCAAAGGACTAGAAGGAAGTCGACAcaatatttttttgggggggcaggtgttggttttttttatcttcaaatttttattattattcctttttttctctcctcccttcctccccctttcatgtccttctttctctcctcgctTTTCTTATATCTATTGTTCTATAACTCTATATACACTAATAAAAATtatctaaaaataataattaaaaatgggTCCTGATGTTTTTTACtcttctcccctccttttcctgcaGATGTTGACGAATGCAGTGAGATGGAAGGGCCCTGCCCCGGGGGCCGCTGCCTCAACATGGATGGCTCCTACCGCTGTTTGTGCCCCGTCGGCACGGTGCCCACCGGCCAACCTCCCCGCTGCGTCCCTGCCTCTCGCAGTCGTGCCTGAGCTGTGCTGCTGCAATGGCCGGCTAAATATTTATTACTTGTATAGAGTGGGAgaagggggagggaaagggagggtTTCTTAGAAAAGAGGGGCATGTTGGCAATTCCTTGGATGTCTCCTTCCGGTGAGCGGGGGAGGAACCCAGAACTGCCACATGAAGGAAAAAACTAGCTGGCCTCTGAGGCAGATCAGAAAAGCACTTAAACTGAATGAGATGAACACATCTCTTCTGCAGGGCGGTGGCCAAAAGGCAGGGAAAGAGAGGCACATTGAGCTTGATTTTATCTTAAATCATTTGGTTGTGTGGGGAGAAAACAGAAGAGGTAGGGGAGCAATGGGAAAATTTGATAAAGTCCTTTGTCCCCAGTAGAAGTTTGCCAACACAAGGAGAGTTCCATTTCAGGCTTATGCCTTAATGTAGGGCTTTCGTCCAACTGAGCTGCTTCCCTCCCCAacatccctccctcctttttgtaTTTACCATATCAAACCAAAGCTGCCTTGGCATTCTGCACTTAGGCGTTCAGCCAACATGAGTAACTTTTGGCAAGTTTTAGGAGGTATTCAGTACCTTTTTCTGCAACTTCTTCTCTGCCCCCCTCCATACTTACCTATGCAAGCCAGCTGCTTACTGCCAGCATTTGGTTGGTAGTTTCCCAGCTGTAGTTCTAACGTCAACCAGAAGAAAAGAGAATGTGCCACTGTGGACTCCTTTCATGCTATAGTACATCCTCCTATATCTGAGGGAGACATATTCCAAAACTCACCATGGGGATGCAAAACCACCAATAATAGCAAACTATTGGAATGATCTACTTCTGGCCAGAATTATATCATAGAATTATAtccagagagaacatattttttcaGACGTGGATAAGTGAATCCATGGATACCCATGCTGCATatatattttggggggggggggggggggttgtgctctacgcaattatagtgctatgatttcacATTTAGTGTCACGACTGAATCCTATGGAATTATGACTGGTGCattttgcaaatcccaggatacaCCAGCatgcagccatagcagttaaaagtggaatcatagagctgTAACTCTGTAGTATGACAATGAAGGGACCTGGAGGGCAACATATAGGACCCATTCACACTACCAAATTATAGTGTTATTattccacttcaattgccattGATGCATCctagggcttgtagtttagtggggTATGGGATCactctaacacaggcatgggtaactttggccctccaggtgttttggactctaactcccacaattcctaacagcctcaggcctgagactgttaggaattgtgggagttggagttcagaacacctggagggccaaagtttgtccatgcctactCCAACAGAATTCTGAATGCCCTTCTCTGAAAtgcaaatccaaggattctaTAGGGCGAACTCCTAACAGTTGAGTGGAATAATAGTACTATAATTCTGTAATATAAACGGAGCTTGCTACAGGCAAAATTGCGGCCTGCACTCCTTTAAACTATTATTTAGCCAGGAACATGAATGCCAGCTCTTAGAAGAGAAACCTTACAGAGGTATACAGGAATGAGGAATGCTCTATGAATGCACAAAACATTCCTTTTCATACAGACCTAGCAAATATATTTTGGAACTATGGTCAGTTTGTACTAATGTAGACACCCAGCACATGTTCCTAGCCTATGTATTTCCCCTGCCCTTTTCTTCCTTgtccccctcccctttctttgtattaattttcttttttaaaaaaactgctctATGAGCATGATGAAGAATTCCTGCCAACATTTCCTTCACTGGAGCCACAGGAAGGAATGATAAGGAGTTTGTACACTTTGGAAATAGTTTCCAGAGTACGCAAAGTCTGTATCCCTCTCTCCCTGCTGAAGGAATGAGGGCCTTTTCCAAAAATACCCTGGGGCATTTTAACCAAATGCAGGCACTTAGAGAGTTTTGTTTCCATTGCTTCACATCCACAGCACCAGCAATTGTTTCCTCTCAACAAACTACCATGTTGTATTATGAGAAAGTCTGCATTCAAATAAGGCAGTTTGCCTTTCCTGTCCCCCAAATCTTCTCAATGATTTTGGGGAGAGAGCAGCAACTGGAAGTGCTGTGACAACACTCTTGCAGGAGGGGACTCGGATCCATCACCACTGTTTACTGTATAATAAACATTTTTTACAAATAAGGATGAAGTTTTCTCTTGCAAAATCATGGAAGGGAGCATTCAATGTGCTGGTCCCAAGCAGACACTCCTGCCCCCCAACCAGCTGGTCTGTGCTTGCTGTTCTACATGGCAGGCTTGAATATTGTCCCTCAATTGTTCGGGCCTCTTCAGCTTTTGGGGGCCCCAGCCTCCCACAGAGGACATCATTTTCCCTTCCTTAGTATTTGGAGCAGTTCTTCCAATGTAGGCTTCCTGCTCAGCTTTGtgtgcatagccaggtctttgcCCATAAGTTTCAGGATCGAGGGCAACTTCAACCGGTCCTCAGCTCAGATCcagcctttttttttcctttttgatgtGTCTCCTCATTCCTCCCTTCATTAATTCCAGCCTGTCTTCACTGACTAAATCCAACTGCTCTATActaacaaatgatgatgatgaaaacaaaTCCCAAAtcttcactaataataataaaaaaacgaACTGCAAATCCTCTCTAAATAACAATGATATTAATAACTAACTGCAACTACTAAgtgataataataagaaaaactaACTGCAACTACTAAgtgataataataagaaaaactaACTGCaactactaaataataataataatataataataataataactgcaactcCTTCTCATTACTCGCTCACTCCCACACCTCCCCACTCCTCTCTCTCTACAATGAAGCCAGGGCTGGCCAAGGCTTACGGGTATGAAGGGGGCATTGTGATGCATGGGGGGGCCTTTGTGACTGCCATTGTCAGGGACTGGAGGGGGCTGGGTAGTCCAATCATAAGGGAGGAGAGTTCAAGGGGATCTTGTGGCTCCTGAAGTCACCGCCTTTAGAGAAAGGCCCCTCCTTCTACCCAAGAACGGACTTGGGTTTCCATACAAAATGCAATAAGAGGTTTCACAGGCTCCATATGATACCCATAGCTGAGGGTCATTTGATACAAAACGCTTTCAGTATTTCATTGTTTCCCATCCTAAGATACAATGAGCCTTCTTCATGATAACAGCTAAGACTGAATCCTAGAACCTTCATGATGAATGGGACTTCTAGAGGCATTTAAGCAAACTGTTGTTGTCATCCCGCTTTCATCTCTTCAATACACTATACAAGGTCCATCTAAAAGAAGCCAACCCAATTTCTGCTTGAAGACCCCCAAAGAAGAAGAGTCCACTTTTTGAAGCAGTATGTTGCATTAAATACGGAGGGTAACCCAAAGGTAATCTAATTCAACACCATTAAAGCATTCGCAAAAGATGCCCATCCATCCTATGTTGAAGTTCATAACCGACTTAAGTCAGaaggagatcccaagggccatctaggctAACCTCTTACTGTTAGGCAGGTGTACACTACAATAACTCCTTAAAGATGCCCACTACACTTCCATTTGAAGACCTCCAAAGGAGGGAAGTCCACCACCTTCCAAATCAGCATGTTCCCTAAAATATGGAGGGTAACCCAAAGCAGTCTGTTGATTAAATATGGAGGATAATCCAAAGACCATGTAACCCAACCACTCGCCAAGCAGGGATACACAATGAAAGCCCTCCCAGAAGAttcccatccaacctctgtttgaagACCACAGAAGATTGACAGTCCACTTTTCCATCATAGAAGGGTAACCCCAAGGGATATCTAGTCCAATCTCAtttttccaaccattattattgttatactttTATTCTGCTCTAATTGAGCATTatcagccttgtgtgataaagtccatagagAAACAAAGAAGACTACAGCAGCAGATCAAtcctcttcttccacttcctccttctcctcttttatCTGCCATAGCAGTGTGGGGCAAAGGTGGGGACAAGCAGCAGATGTAAAAGAAAGCTTTTTAAATCTGAGCCGCAGCCCCATTTGGGGTCCTTTTAACTTTATTTTGGGGGGTCAGGAAAAATTGTGTCATCtgcctttctgaaactttgcagaaaTGATGCCCTGCTCATGTCCTATCACCgtagagaaattcaaggggataccccttttggttttttaaaaagcttattttacttgtaaaaagtttaaacatttccttaaaatcagtggacggctgaaatgttctgaaacttggcaggcttacagtCGTCAATGTGGTCTATAAGTATGGCATGTTTCATCTTGATAGCAATAAAAAGTGATAGGAAAACTTGCCTTGTAAGTTTCCGCATTGGCACCAATGAACCAAACCTTCCCAAAAAAATACCAAAACTCCAGATTTTGAATTAtgaattaaccccccccccccccaaatctccaGGGAATCTTCCCCAAACACTTTCCTGAGGAACACAACCCATTTCTGTCAGTAGGATAAACAAGGAAAAAGACACAATCTGGAATGGAGGAAGGGTGGAGATGGAAGGCCTTCACCCTCTCTATCAAGACAACAAAGCTCCATACAAACTTCCATCAAGGGCTTGGCAGGAGAAAATATGACCTGGGGTGAGCATAACGCACAATGCCTGGGACAAATCTGGCCAGCATAGAGTCAGATTTCAGAACTGGGTAAGAAAAACTTTATATTTCCCTACTCACAGAATCATTTGTCCTCTCCCTGCAGACTTAAAATGTCTGGACATTTACGGGGTTTTTTCTATGATTCATTTTAACAAATAACATTCTAAAAAAAGATAAATCTGAAAACGAACAAAGCCTCCCCCTCCTGCTTTCCCCCAATGAAACAGCTTGATTTTCTTCATTTTGGAGACCTGTATGAGTTTTCTTGTTCCTGAGTGCTCAGACTGCCTCTGGTAGCATACAGAAGAACCGGTAGGACGGAAGCTGCCAAAGGAGAAAAGTGACCCAGAGCAATATACTGTAGCAGGTAGCCAACTGTGGACCAAGAAGCAATCACCTGCCGCTGGGGAATTTCAGGCTTCTGTGCTGTAGGCTTGTTCTGATTGTCTTCCAACTCAAGCTTGGGTTATCTGTTGATGGAGGAGTAATCGGCATGAGTGCAGGCACCGGAATGCACTGGCGCCTTCTCTGTCTGCCCTGTCTCTGAGGGAGCCTCCTGTTCCTCAAGGATGCGCTGATGGTCTTCGGCGGGAGAATCTCGAGGCAGCAAGACCAGGTCCGAGAGGCCATGCAAGTCTGCCATCTTGTGGAAGGTCTGGAGCAGGAGGAGCATAGCCATCAAGCCCAGAAGAAGGTACACTGGAAGAAGGCAAGGAAAAGATTTGAGCCTGGAGTAGAAGCAAAAGGGTGCAACAGAGAGAAGAGGTCCTTccaccaaaaacatcatgaatTATTTAATGTGGCCAGAATCCTGCTGGGGTCTTACGTCTCCCCAAGTGGACTTCTGGATTACATTGAtgggcatcccttatctggaattgcaaaacactccaaaattgtccaaaatTGGGTGATTGAGATAGTGACTCCTTTGTCTTATCATGGTCAGTGTGCACACACGCAGACAcaacattattaaatatattgcATAAAATGACCTTCTGCATATCTCTATAAGGATGTTTATGAAATATATAGAGATTTCATGTCCAAacatgagtcccatctccaagatctctcattctgtgcaaatacaggcattctgaaatccaaaatacttatgATTTGATTTCACtagccatggcaacatcctagaAAATCTTGTGGTCTAGTGAGCTCTCTGAGCTTTCACCTTAAACATTCCAAACATCCTTCCATCAACTGTGGATCTCAGGATTCTACTGGATATTGCCCTAGCACTTAAAGTGGAATCGTAACACTAGAATAGTACAATATACAAAGGTCTCCTGAGACTTCCCAAAGAGATCACGGCTGTATTGTCTCAATTAGAATAGAACCATTCAATAACCCGATGTAagatatttttgttcctgggttataaatgtcatttcctaatcggttctattataaaaacatggaaaaaattattaaactgcaaaaacattgtttttcaggacatcctgcaacacattttgctacagtttttcaatgaatatcttctcGAATCTCAAtcgattcaacatagtttgtggcaggcacacaaataaagtttctggagtataacaactactttcaatgtacataagtacctcacaattaaacaggaaataacactttcaaaccaagaccagggggaaaaaaatcaaaatttgttaCATAGGGCAATTGCTGAATGGTCTATCAACAAGTAAGAAAATCCAATGAATTTAATGGACCTACATTATTTGGAATGAGCACTAGGATTCAAAACAGTGAAAGAGAATACAAAACAGCTTTGGAAGCCATCTCTAATCCCGTGGACAGAACTGAGAAGCTGGGATTGGATCTTGAAGGCCCATATCTGGTGAAATATCAGCCTCCACCTTGTCCCAGTTCAATGGGTAACATAGCAGAGCCATCCAACTTTATACCCTCCCAACCCACTTACTGACATGGTGATGCTTACCTGTAATTGAGACCTTATACAGGGAACGCAGTGGCTGTCCTGGCTGCTCCCCAGGCACATAGTCTCCAAGGCCAATGGTGCAAAGGGAGATGAAGCAGAAGTAGAAGGCATCCAGGAAGCTCCAAGTGTCCTCCAATGTGCTGAAGATGGCAGCAGGCACCAGGAAGAAGGCCACTAGGACTCCCACTGCCAACAAGAATAGGTGTCCACAAGACAGGGCCCGCCGATCACACCCCCAGTGCCTTGTCAGATACTCCAGGGGTCCAGAAGTGAAGGTGGCAACCAAGCGCTGCACAGTGGCCGTCAACAAAAGCATAGTGAAGGGAACACCCAGCAGCGCATAGAAGATGCAGAAGGCTTTGCCAGCATCGGAGAGTGGGGTGGTGTAGCCATAGCCTGACAGAacagggagagagaagggaaggggcCACAGGGGCTGGCATAAATAGCAGAGTAAATTCTAAGTACGTACTTGACAAACCTCAATATACCACCTGCATGCTCACAGCTACATCCAATAACAGTAGAAATTGACTTCTGACATAGATATCATTCCTTCAATTATATAGTTTTAAGTTGTTGAAATCAAACAAGCTTGTGGGCAAAATGCTTTAAAACCCAGTTTGAAACTCTGGGTGAGTTTTAGAAGTTAAGGGGCAGGACTAGAGAGGTCAGTTGCTGTATTGCTCCATATGACcagaccctccaacatttcatagatgaaaattgGGACACAGTGTGGTGAAGATGGCAAAAGTAATAAACATGGAAGAATATACAAGTTCAGAGAGGTTTTGGTCTGAAACTCTTGGGATGGGTAAAATTCAGCCTTCTCCTCTCCTGCTGAAGTCTGAATTGGATGCTTTTTTGAAGCTtgctacgttggaaagagcagtaCGGTAACCTCTTTAACCACAGCTCCAACGTGACCAAAGAAGTTATTttgcaaatcccacaacaacaaatgaGGGATGAGCTTGGAGCACTGCCTaatttggaggaagtcagcaaaacCATCAGtcaactaaaaaaaaacccaaagccaATGGACCTGATGGGAACCCTGTTGAAATCTTtcaagagggtggacctgagctgacaca is part of the Anolis carolinensis isolate JA03-04 unplaced genomic scaffold, rAnoCar3.1.pri scaffold_10, whole genome shotgun sequence genome and encodes:
- the kcnk6 gene encoding potassium channel subfamily K member 6, which encodes MRGCAVLACLGLGYAGYLLLGALVISAVERPVESRLRAELRAQKAAFLAQSPCLGEEALERFLAAVLTANRHGVALPRNGSAAASNWDFASAFFFSSTLITTVGYGYTTPLSDAGKAFCIFYALLGVPFTMLLLTATVQRLVATFTSGPLEYLTRHWGCDRRALSCGHLFLLAVGVLVAFFLVPAAIFSTLEDTWSFLDAFYFCFISLCTIGLGDYVPGEQPGQPLRSLYKVSITVYLLLGLMAMLLLLQTFHKMADLHGLSDLVLLPRDSPAEDHQRILEEQEAPSETGQTEKAPVHSGACTHADYSSINR